In the Thermodesulfovibrio yellowstonii DSM 11347 genome, one interval contains:
- a CDS encoding universal stress protein produces the protein MFSKILYPTKFDELSFPILKSLTCLKSAGLKEIVLLYVIDEEAIYYAKESGLPVDIEQIKQSANEKMKEYLDYLKSNELSVKTKITSGKVVNEIVNEAALENVSLIVTGRHKRHMIDELFIGSTTDGVVKKSSLPVLVVKYHTIRMIEGKLTEQFCPNLFRKILYTTDWSEHSERAKKYIPLLYNAGAREAVIVHVMEDGSKEENKKKLNALKQEIEKTGFKVNSNLIQGKPYKEIINLASQEDASLILMGCHGKGFIKGILIGSVSQRVLEYSDRSVLIVK, from the coding sequence ATGTTTTCAAAGATTCTTTATCCTACAAAGTTTGATGAGCTTTCTTTTCCAATTTTAAAAAGCCTCACATGTTTAAAATCAGCAGGATTGAAAGAGATTGTATTGCTTTATGTTATAGATGAAGAGGCTATTTATTATGCAAAGGAATCAGGATTGCCTGTTGATATTGAGCAGATTAAACAGTCTGCAAATGAAAAAATGAAAGAATATTTAGATTATCTTAAATCAAACGAATTGTCAGTAAAGACAAAAATAACTTCAGGTAAGGTTGTAAACGAGATTGTCAACGAAGCAGCCCTTGAAAATGTTTCCCTTATCGTAACAGGAAGACATAAAAGACATATGATTGATGAGTTATTTATTGGCTCCACCACAGATGGAGTTGTTAAGAAGTCTTCTTTGCCTGTTTTAGTGGTAAAATATCATACAATTAGGATGATTGAAGGTAAGCTCACAGAGCAATTCTGCCCAAATCTTTTCAGAAAAATCCTCTATACCACTGACTGGTCAGAGCATTCAGAACGTGCAAAAAAATACATACCCCTTTTATATAATGCAGGAGCAAGGGAAGCAGTAATTGTTCATGTGATGGAAGATGGAAGCAAGGAAGAAAATAAGAAAAAATTAAATGCTTTAAAGCAAGAGATTGAGAAAACTGGATTTAAGGTGAACTCTAATTTAATTCAGGGCAAACCATACAAAGAAATTATTAATCTTGCCTCTCAAGAAGATGCTTCTCTTATTTTGATGGGCTGTCATGGCAAGGGATTTATAAAAGGGATTCTTATAGGTAGTGTTTCCCAGAGGGTTCTGGAATACAGTGATCGTTCTGTGCTCATTGTAAAATAG
- a CDS encoding YggT family protein: MFIIGNFLIAIANILDIILTIYSFIVIIAAVISWVNPDPYNPIVRFLYRVTEPLLRPIRKLLPFRLPVDISPLILLLIIYFLQKFLITSLVELGYRIKGGIL, encoded by the coding sequence ATGTTTATAATTGGGAATTTTTTAATTGCGATAGCAAATATTTTGGATATAATCTTAACAATTTACTCCTTTATTGTGATTATCGCAGCAGTAATTAGCTGGGTAAATCCTGACCCCTACAATCCGATTGTTAGATTTTTATATAGAGTTACAGAACCCCTGCTTCGTCCAATAAGAAAATTATTGCCTTTCAGATTGCCCGTAGATATTTCACCATTAATCCTTTTACTTATAATATATTTTTTACAGAAATTTTTGATTACAAGCCTCGTTGAGCTTGGCTATAGAATTAAAGGAGGAATACTATGA
- the hisS gene encoding histidine--tRNA ligase, with protein sequence MKYSLLRGMQDIFSEQIYLWQHIEEHARKILENYNFQEIRTPIVENAELFLRSIGEDTDIVEKEMYVFQDKKGRKVALRPEGTASVVRAYIQHNFFNNPPPQKFYYIGPMFRYERPQKGRFRQFHQIGVECFGVSSSWIDAELIYMLKLFLEKLNINNLTYEINSLGCKRCRPQYRKVLFSFLADKVNQLCIDCKRRFEKNPLRVLDCKVPSCKESLKNTPLIVDFLCQDCKEHFLSLQKELDEMNISYAVNPKIVRGLDYYTRTVFEVTTTMLGAQNAVAAGGRYDDLVELFGGPTTPAAGFAIGMERLIEICSNSLLIKPKKPFVYVAYIGSSVEKEAKKVVNFLRNNNIPTETAYEKLSLKSQLRKADRVGANIVIIIGEDEIKKSVYIWKNMKDGSQGEASLNELLELIRRKYDTE encoded by the coding sequence GTGAAGTATAGTTTACTAAGAGGGATGCAGGATATCTTTTCTGAACAGATATATCTGTGGCAACACATTGAAGAACATGCCCGAAAGATACTTGAGAATTACAACTTTCAAGAAATTCGTACACCTATTGTAGAAAATGCTGAATTATTTTTAAGAAGTATTGGTGAGGATACCGATATAGTTGAAAAAGAGATGTATGTTTTTCAGGATAAAAAAGGAAGAAAGGTTGCTTTAAGACCTGAAGGAACTGCTTCTGTAGTAAGAGCTTATATTCAACACAATTTTTTTAATAATCCGCCTCCTCAAAAATTCTACTATATCGGACCAATGTTCAGATATGAGAGACCCCAAAAAGGGAGATTCAGACAGTTTCATCAGATTGGTGTAGAGTGCTTTGGAGTAAGTTCTTCTTGGATAGATGCTGAATTAATTTATATGCTTAAACTATTTTTAGAAAAATTGAATATTAATAATTTAACCTATGAGATAAATTCTCTGGGATGTAAGAGATGCAGACCTCAATATAGAAAAGTTCTTTTTAGTTTTTTAGCTGACAAAGTAAACCAACTATGCATTGATTGTAAAAGAAGATTTGAGAAGAATCCTTTAAGAGTACTGGACTGTAAAGTGCCTTCTTGTAAAGAATCTTTAAAAAACACGCCTTTGATTGTTGATTTTTTATGTCAAGATTGTAAAGAGCATTTTCTTAGTTTACAGAAAGAACTTGATGAAATGAATATATCCTATGCTGTTAATCCAAAAATTGTAAGAGGACTTGACTATTACACAAGAACAGTTTTTGAGGTGACAACCACAATGCTCGGTGCTCAGAATGCGGTAGCAGCAGGAGGAAGATATGATGACCTCGTTGAGTTATTTGGAGGTCCAACAACTCCTGCGGCAGGGTTTGCAATTGGCATGGAAAGATTGATAGAGATATGTTCAAATTCATTATTAATAAAGCCTAAAAAACCTTTTGTATATGTTGCATATATTGGTAGTAGTGTTGAAAAAGAAGCAAAAAAAGTTGTGAATTTTTTAAGAAATAATAATATACCTACAGAAACTGCTTATGAGAAACTCTCGTTAAAAAGTCAGTTAAGGAAAGCTGATAGAGTTGGAGCAAATATAGTTATAATTATTGGCGAGGATGAAATCAAAAAATCAGTTTATATATGGAAGAATATGAAGGATGGTTCACAGGGAGAAGCTTCTTTAAATGAACTATTAGAATTAATCAGGAGGAAATATGACACTGAGTAA
- a CDS encoding DivIVA domain-containing protein, with amino-acid sequence MRITPLDIQQKQFKVKLRGFDMEEVYSFLELVREELEELLKENSMLKEKVAILENQLEEYRKIEQSIRDTLMTAQKLVEDYQTNARKEAELIIKEAELKAENIIKEAQEKVVKIHEDIVDLKGIRRHFKEEIRRLIEGHMRMLEFDKEREGEEGEV; translated from the coding sequence ATGAGAATTACACCACTGGATATTCAGCAAAAGCAGTTCAAAGTTAAATTAAGAGGTTTTGACATGGAGGAAGTATACTCTTTCCTTGAACTTGTAAGGGAAGAGTTGGAGGAACTTTTAAAGGAAAATTCTATGTTAAAAGAAAAGGTTGCAATTCTTGAGAATCAATTAGAGGAATATAGAAAAATTGAGCAATCAATTAGAGATACATTAATGACTGCACAGAAACTTGTTGAAGATTATCAAACAAATGCCAGAAAAGAAGCTGAACTAATAATAAAAGAAGCAGAATTAAAAGCAGAAAATATCATCAAGGAAGCACAGGAAAAAGTTGTAAAAATTCATGAAGATATCGTTGATTTAAAGGGTATTAGGAGACATTTTAAAGAAGAAATAAGGAGACTTATAGAAGGACATATGAGAATGCTTGAATTTGATAAAGAAAGAGAAGGGGAAGAAGGTGAAGTATAG
- a CDS encoding sigma-54-dependent transcriptional regulator yields MTTLLIIDDEPLQREILLTILSEEGYNVYTASSLEEASKIINEILPEIILTDLKLGNQNGIEILNSLPEEPFRPAVIVITAFGTISSAVNAIKQGAFDYLTKPLDKEVLLVTIRKAEERMNLIKENLMLRKELYEKFKMDGIIGKSRKMLQVLDIVKKATPTNATVLIYGESGTGKELIARAIHYNSPRKDKPFIAINCAAIPDTLIESELFGYEPGAFTGANTRKIGLIESADKGTLFLDEIAEIPLSTQSKLLRVLQDKEVRKIGSKDTNKVDVRIIAATNKNLSEQVEKNKFREDLYYRLKVITVEIPPLRERKEDIPDLVHFFIEKYSKEFGKRVNGIEEKALEALLNYSWPGNIRELESVIERAIIICEKDKITFNDIQDELRVITPKNLFDIDIPDEGINYEELEKELIKKALIKSNFVIAKAARLLGMSYDTFWYRLKKFGLSDNIREMTKNFVK; encoded by the coding sequence ATGACAACATTACTAATAATAGATGATGAACCATTACAAAGAGAAATTCTCTTAACTATCCTTTCAGAGGAAGGTTATAATGTTTACACTGCTTCTTCTTTAGAGGAGGCGTCAAAGATAATTAATGAGATTTTGCCAGAAATAATTCTTACTGACTTAAAATTAGGAAATCAAAATGGGATTGAAATTCTTAATAGTCTACCTGAAGAGCCCTTCAGACCTGCTGTAATTGTTATTACTGCTTTTGGAACTATATCTTCTGCAGTTAATGCTATTAAACAAGGAGCATTTGATTATCTAACAAAACCTCTTGATAAAGAAGTTCTTCTTGTTACTATTAGAAAAGCAGAAGAAAGAATGAATCTTATTAAAGAAAATTTGATGTTAAGAAAGGAACTATATGAAAAATTTAAAATGGATGGCATCATTGGAAAATCCAGAAAGATGCTTCAGGTCCTTGATATAGTTAAAAAAGCAACCCCAACAAACGCAACCGTGCTTATATACGGAGAAAGCGGAACAGGAAAAGAACTTATAGCAAGAGCAATTCATTATAATTCACCAAGAAAAGATAAACCATTCATAGCTATAAATTGCGCAGCCATACCAGATACTTTAATTGAAAGTGAACTTTTTGGATATGAACCTGGAGCATTCACAGGAGCGAATACAAGGAAAATAGGACTTATAGAATCTGCAGACAAAGGAACTCTTTTCCTTGATGAAATTGCTGAAATTCCCTTATCAACACAGTCTAAACTGCTCAGAGTGCTTCAGGACAAAGAAGTTAGAAAAATCGGCAGCAAAGATACAAATAAAGTTGATGTAAGAATTATCGCTGCAACAAACAAAAATCTCTCCGAACAAGTAGAAAAAAACAAATTTAGAGAAGACCTTTATTATAGGCTAAAGGTTATAACAGTTGAAATTCCTCCATTAAGAGAAAGGAAAGAAGATATTCCAGATCTCGTACATTTTTTTATAGAGAAATACTCTAAGGAATTTGGTAAAAGAGTTAATGGAATTGAAGAAAAGGCATTGGAAGCTCTTTTAAACTATTCCTGGCCAGGAAACATAAGAGAACTTGAAAGCGTTATTGAAAGAGCAATAATAATATGTGAAAAAGACAAAATAACATTCAATGACATTCAGGATGAATTAAGAGTAATAACACCAAAAAATCTATTTGATATAGATATTCCTGACGAAGGCATAAACTATGAAGAACTTGAAAAGGAACTAATTAAAAAGGCTTTAATTAAATCAAATTTTGTCATTGCAAAAGCTGCTCGTTTACTTGGCATGAGTTATGATACATTTTGGTACAGACTTAAAAAATTTGGACTTTCTGATAACATTCGTGAAATGACGAAAAATTTCGTGAAATGA
- the proC gene encoding pyrroline-5-carboxylate reductase, producing the protein MIGFIGGGNMAEALIRGLVKEGKKNIIVSEPIDERRRYLENCYGVKTTPSNTDVVNLSEIIVLAVKPQNIKEVLEEIKDAVSERHTVVSIAAGIPLEFIQKYLKTDKLIRAMPNLAAIVGEAMTVLALCECLEMKIIAPVRDIFMSVGKVITLPEHYMNLVTALSGSGPGFLCYIVEQLIDVATELGFAEDIAKELIVQTFIGTAKLLDSGLPPDKIRQKVTSPGGTTEAGLKVLSDGALRGIFFKTLQEATKRAQQLSVV; encoded by the coding sequence ATGATAGGTTTTATTGGAGGAGGTAATATGGCGGAAGCCCTTATCAGGGGGCTTGTCAAAGAGGGGAAAAAGAATATTATTGTATCCGAGCCAATTGATGAAAGAAGAAGATATCTTGAGAACTGTTATGGAGTAAAAACAACACCTTCAAACACTGACGTGGTTAATTTATCCGAAATTATTGTATTGGCAGTAAAGCCTCAAAATATAAAAGAGGTTCTTGAAGAAATTAAAGATGCTGTTTCTGAAAGACATACAGTGGTTTCCATAGCTGCTGGAATTCCTCTTGAATTTATTCAAAAATATCTTAAAACAGATAAATTAATCAGGGCAATGCCTAATCTTGCAGCTATAGTAGGAGAGGCAATGACTGTTTTAGCTTTGTGTGAATGTCTTGAGATGAAAATTATAGCTCCAGTTAGAGATATATTTATGAGCGTTGGGAAGGTAATAACTCTTCCAGAACATTATATGAATCTTGTTACTGCTCTATCAGGCAGTGGACCAGGATTTTTATGTTATATAGTTGAACAGCTTATAGATGTGGCAACAGAGCTTGGTTTTGCTGAAGATATAGCAAAGGAACTCATAGTCCAAACATTTATTGGGACAGCAAAGCTTCTTGATAGCGGACTGCCTCCTGATAAAATTAGGCAAAAAGTAACATCACCGGGAGGTACAACAGAAGCAGGTCTTAAGGTTTTATCAGATGGTGCTCTGAGGGGAATATTTTTTAAAACACTACAAGAAGCAACTAAAAGAGCTCAACAACTTAGTGTTGTGTAA
- a CDS encoding Chromate resistance protein ChrB, which produces MKWLFISYTVPSNPSRARVFIWRELKKLGAINYQTVWVLPYSKEIIEKVQNLEKTIENYGGQVLLAEGKVLNKEDEEKILNAFVEARNKEYQEVIEKCEDFFKEISFEIERQNFIFAEVEENEEELEKLKAWLKKVEKRDFVNAPLKKEAIEKIKKCTRVFEEFSKRVYKEAQKE; this is translated from the coding sequence ATGAAATGGCTTTTTATATCATACACTGTGCCCTCAAATCCTTCACGAGCAAGGGTTTTTATATGGAGAGAATTGAAAAAACTTGGTGCAATAAACTATCAGACTGTCTGGGTTTTGCCATATTCAAAGGAAATCATAGAGAAGGTTCAAAATCTTGAAAAAACTATAGAAAACTATGGTGGGCAGGTTCTTTTAGCAGAGGGTAAGGTATTGAACAAGGAAGATGAAGAAAAAATTCTCAATGCCTTTGTTGAAGCAAGAAATAAAGAGTATCAGGAAGTAATTGAAAAATGCGAGGATTTTTTTAAAGAGATATCCTTTGAGATAGAACGGCAGAATTTTATATTTGCAGAAGTTGAAGAAAACGAAGAGGAGCTTGAAAAACTTAAAGCTTGGTTAAAAAAAGTAGAAAAAAGAGATTTTGTAAATGCCCCCCTTAAAAAGGAAGCTATTGAGAAAATTAAGAAATGTACAAGAGTTTTTGAGGAATTTTCAAAGAGAGTATATAAAGAAGCACAGAAAGAATAA
- a CDS encoding MFS transporter: protein MKPATIFIVLLGFVSLFSDMTYEAARSITGPYLEVLGASAALVGLIAGLGEFLGYALRLISGWIADKTGKYWSITIIGYIINLLSVPALALVGQWQLAALLIMAERIGKAIRNPSRDAMLSHATVEIGRGWGFGLHEAMDQIGAMIGPLIVAGVFYFHGGYREAFGVLLIPAAIAILILLFARILYPSPRDLEISKLHIETKGLSKVYWIYLIAVALNGAGYADFPLIAYHFKKVATVSEQWIPVFYAVAMGVDALAALLFGYLFDRKGLSVLIISVALSAGFAPLCFLGGFYSALIGMTLWGIGMGAQESIMRAAVALLVPREKRGIGYGVFNTGYGLFWFLGSVILGVLYDFSISALIVFSVILQLAAIPFLLRVRKMLH, encoded by the coding sequence TTGAAACCAGCTACCATATTTATTGTTTTACTTGGTTTTGTAAGCCTTTTTTCTGATATGACCTATGAGGCTGCAAGAAGTATCACAGGTCCATATCTTGAAGTCTTGGGTGCTTCTGCTGCCTTAGTAGGTCTAATCGCAGGTCTTGGAGAGTTTTTAGGATATGCTTTGAGACTCATCTCAGGCTGGATTGCTGACAAGACAGGTAAATACTGGAGCATAACAATCATCGGCTATATCATAAATCTTTTAAGCGTTCCTGCATTGGCTCTGGTAGGACAATGGCAACTTGCAGCACTTCTAATTATGGCTGAAAGAATTGGTAAGGCAATACGAAATCCTTCCAGGGATGCCATGCTAAGCCACGCAACAGTAGAGATTGGTCGGGGATGGGGATTTGGACTTCATGAGGCAATGGACCAGATTGGTGCTATGATTGGACCATTGATAGTTGCAGGAGTTTTTTATTTTCATGGAGGATACCGAGAAGCTTTCGGTGTGCTACTCATTCCTGCAGCTATTGCTATTTTAATTCTTCTTTTTGCCCGGATTCTCTATCCCTCACCAAGAGATTTAGAGATAAGCAAGCTTCATATTGAAACAAAAGGATTAAGCAAAGTTTACTGGATTTATCTCATCGCTGTTGCCTTAAATGGAGCTGGATACGCTGATTTTCCCCTTATTGCATATCATTTTAAAAAGGTGGCGACGGTTTCTGAACAGTGGATACCAGTTTTTTATGCAGTGGCTATGGGAGTTGATGCATTGGCAGCTCTGCTTTTTGGCTATCTTTTTGACAGAAAAGGGCTATCAGTTCTTATTATTTCTGTAGCTCTTTCAGCGGGATTCGCACCTCTTTGTTTTCTCGGAGGATTTTACTCTGCTTTGATAGGGATGACTCTTTGGGGAATAGGCATGGGTGCTCAGGAGTCTATAATGAGAGCAGCGGTTGCTCTCTTAGTTCCAAGAGAAAAAAGAGGTATTGGATATGGAGTTTTCAATACAGGATATGGTTTATTCTGGTTTTTAGGTAGTGTTATCTTGGGAGTATTGTATGATTTTTCAATCTCAGCTTTGATAGTTTTCTCAGTGATTTTACAGCTTGCAGCAATACCCTTTCTACTGAGAGTAAGAAAAATGTTACACTAA
- a CDS encoding YggS family pyridoxal phosphate-dependent enzyme, translating into MLSERISSVVKKITYAALRTGRNPEEIKLIAVTKSQPIDKIKEASQLGLRIFGENRVQEAKIKIEALKEFIAQWKMSIEWHMIGHLQSNKVKEAVRLFEIIHSMDSEKLAILINKEAEKVGKIQRVLIQVKLSQEESKYGVNIDKIEELMEFCTNLPNLKVEGLMTIPPYFENPEDSRPYFKNLRQIKEILSQKGYCLKELSMGMSNDFEVAIEEGATMVRIGTALFGQRPIDRRI; encoded by the coding sequence ATGCTTTCAGAAAGAATATCATCTGTTGTTAAAAAAATAACTTATGCTGCTTTAAGAACAGGAAGGAATCCAGAGGAGATTAAACTCATTGCTGTAACAAAATCTCAACCCATTGATAAAATAAAAGAGGCATCTCAGCTTGGTTTAAGGATTTTTGGAGAAAATAGAGTTCAGGAAGCAAAAATTAAAATAGAGGCTTTAAAGGAGTTTATAGCTCAGTGGAAGATGAGCATTGAATGGCATATGATAGGGCATTTACAAAGTAATAAGGTAAAGGAGGCTGTTAGACTTTTTGAAATAATTCATTCAATGGATTCAGAAAAACTTGCGATACTAATAAATAAAGAAGCAGAAAAAGTTGGTAAAATTCAAAGAGTTTTAATTCAAGTAAAACTTTCACAAGAAGAGTCTAAATATGGAGTGAACATTGATAAGATAGAAGAATTGATGGAATTTTGCACAAATCTTCCAAATCTTAAAGTAGAAGGACTTATGACTATTCCACCGTATTTTGAAAATCCTGAAGATTCAAGACCATATTTTAAAAACCTCAGACAAATAAAAGAGATTTTATCTCAAAAAGGCTACTGTCTCAAAGAACTATCAATGGGAATGTCAAATGATTTTGAAGTAGCAATTGAAGAAGGTGCAACAATGGTAAGAATAGGTACTGCCCTTTTTGGGCAGAGACCAATTGACAGGAGGATATAA
- a CDS encoding sensor histidine kinase has product MNILDRLSLKWKLIVLLLLLNFTLMSTLYAFYTQTEKKLLKEIESQTADLTKAIQIGVEEVTRGGANKLTDYLKKLNTKGIKEVSIISNTQEIIASTNPQNIGKPITHRKKELIIKAELGEPVFEEENVYNVIVPVIAGNVQYGYIHLRINKDDFSKILKTNALKRMLTTLIIFSIGIIVTYLISLRYTKPIDTLTEAAIKVAQGDFHHRLNINRKDEIGKIAESFNFMIQKLQENQILQERLREAEHLSAIGQLSRTIAHEIRNPLNFINLSIDHLIEKLKKEEQNANNYTKLLESMKQEIYRVNNLITEYLEYTRPLKLNRRFASIIEIIDDVVSIIEATAEKQGVNIYKDYTIDFTLNLDVDLIKSCFLNIITNALHAMKDSETKNLFIKTELIEDNLLIQIADTGSGVPEEFIDKIFEPFFSTKKEGLGLGLSLAKKVIEEHGGKIEFLSKTGHGSEVKIYIPV; this is encoded by the coding sequence ATGAATATCCTTGATAGGCTCTCTCTGAAGTGGAAGCTGATAGTGCTTTTGCTTTTGCTTAATTTTACTTTAATGTCCACACTTTATGCATTTTATACTCAGACTGAAAAAAAACTATTAAAAGAAATAGAAAGTCAAACCGCAGACCTTACAAAAGCTATTCAAATAGGAGTTGAAGAGGTCACTCGTGGAGGGGCAAATAAACTTACAGATTACTTAAAAAAGCTTAATACAAAGGGAATAAAAGAAGTTTCTATAATTAGCAATACACAGGAAATTATTGCAAGCACTAATCCCCAAAACATAGGTAAACCAATAACACACAGAAAAAAAGAATTAATCATCAAGGCAGAACTCGGTGAACCGGTATTTGAAGAGGAAAATGTTTACAATGTAATAGTTCCTGTAATAGCAGGTAATGTGCAATATGGATATATTCACCTCAGAATTAATAAAGATGATTTTTCAAAAATTTTAAAAACCAATGCACTTAAAAGAATGCTAACAACCTTAATTATATTTTCCATAGGCATAATCGTAACTTATCTTATTTCTTTAAGATATACTAAGCCAATTGATACTTTAACTGAAGCTGCAATAAAGGTTGCTCAGGGAGATTTTCATCATAGACTAAATATCAATAGAAAAGATGAAATAGGTAAAATAGCAGAAAGTTTTAACTTCATGATTCAGAAACTTCAGGAAAATCAGATTCTGCAGGAAAGGCTTAGAGAAGCAGAACATCTTTCCGCAATCGGCCAACTTAGCAGAACAATTGCACATGAAATCAGAAATCCACTTAATTTTATAAATTTAAGCATTGATCACCTTATAGAAAAACTAAAGAAAGAAGAACAGAATGCTAACAATTATACAAAACTACTTGAAAGCATGAAACAGGAAATTTACAGGGTAAATAATCTTATTACAGAATATCTTGAATATACCAGACCGCTAAAACTTAATAGAAGATTTGCAAGTATTATAGAAATAATAGATGATGTTGTTTCAATCATTGAAGCCACAGCAGAAAAACAAGGAGTTAATATTTACAAAGATTACACAATTGATTTTACTCTTAATCTTGATGTAGATTTGATAAAAAGTTGTTTTCTAAATATAATTACTAATGCTTTACATGCAATGAAGGATTCTGAGACAAAAAATCTTTTTATCAAAACAGAACTCATAGAAGATAATCTCTTAATACAAATAGCTGATACAGGTTCTGGAGTGCCCGAAGAATTTATAGATAAGATTTTTGAACCATTCTTTTCTACAAAAAAAGAGGGACTGGGACTGGGGCTTTCTTTAGCAAAGAAAGTTATAGAAGAACATGGTGGAAAAATAGAATTTTTAAGCAAAACAGGGCATGGCAGCGAAGTAAAAATCTATATACCGGTTTAA
- the rfaE1 gene encoding D-glycero-beta-D-manno-heptose-7-phosphate kinase produces MTLSNVEKIFGNFKDKKILVIGDIILDRYIFGKVMRISPEAPVPVVEVYEEQYRLGGAANVANNIIALGGKVYLCGIIGKGSAGRIVRDLLTERGIQQDFIFDDIRRTTVKTRIIGGNQQIVRFDIEDRKRLEGKAKETFISMIKNGLNNFDAVIVSDYKKGVVSEELFRILVNHKKKNGSFVAVDPKVGHFRLYKQVSLITPNIVEASHGAEVEIKDEKTLIKAGFNLLKKLACDSVLITRGEEGMSLFEKQNSDVNVTHLPTVAKKVFDVTGAGDTVIATITLAYVAGASLVDAAKIANVAAGIVVGKIGTAAATKEEIMEVLKAHPYA; encoded by the coding sequence ATGACACTGAGTAATGTGGAGAAAATTTTTGGAAACTTTAAAGATAAAAAAATTCTTGTTATTGGTGATATTATTCTTGATAGATATATTTTTGGAAAGGTAATGAGAATCTCACCAGAAGCACCTGTTCCTGTTGTAGAGGTTTATGAAGAGCAATACAGACTTGGTGGAGCAGCAAATGTAGCAAATAACATAATTGCTCTGGGAGGCAAAGTATATCTTTGTGGGATAATAGGTAAGGGTTCTGCTGGTAGAATTGTAAGGGATTTGCTTACGGAAAGAGGAATACAGCAGGATTTCATTTTTGATGATATAAGAAGAACAACAGTGAAAACAAGAATAATCGGAGGAAATCAGCAAATTGTAAGATTTGATATAGAGGACCGTAAAAGACTTGAAGGAAAAGCAAAGGAAACTTTTATTTCTATGATAAAAAATGGATTAAATAATTTTGATGCAGTAATTGTATCTGATTATAAAAAAGGTGTTGTTTCTGAAGAATTATTTCGTATTTTAGTAAACCATAAAAAGAAAAACGGCAGTTTTGTTGCAGTTGATCCTAAAGTGGGTCATTTCAGACTTTATAAGCAGGTTTCCCTTATAACTCCGAATATTGTTGAAGCCTCTCATGGAGCAGAAGTTGAGATTAAAGATGAAAAAACGCTTATAAAAGCAGGTTTTAATCTTTTAAAGAAGCTTGCCTGTGATTCTGTTTTAATAACAAGAGGTGAAGAAGGCATGAGTCTTTTTGAAAAACAGAATTCTGATGTAAATGTTACTCATCTGCCTACTGTTGCTAAAAAAGTATTTGATGTAACAGGCGCGGGAGATACAGTAATTGCGACTATAACACTTGCTTATGTAGCTGGTGCATCCTTAGTTGATGCTGCAAAAATAGCTAATGTAGCAGCAGGCATAGTGGTTGGTAAAATTGGAACTGCCGCAGCTACAAAGGAAGAGATAATGGAAGTGTTGAAAGCACATCCCTATGCATAA